The genomic interval GGTTCTCCTCGCGCCAGGAGACGCCGGTCGTCACGCCGCGCAGATAGGTGCGCTGGTGCTCGGCGAATGGCATCAGCGTCGTCTGGCAGAGGAAGGAATGCTCGCTCATGCCGCGTTCAACGATAAACAGCCGATTGCGCCAATAGGCGGCCAGCCCGACATATTTCGAGAACTGCCGGATCTCCTGGTCCCCGTCATGGATCCGTTCGATCGATTTCACCGTGATCTGGCCGCCCAGTTCTTCGATCCTGGTGCAGCTTCGGACGATCTTCCCGGGCCATGACAGGCTTTTGTGGTAAAGCTCGTAGTAGCCGACATACTGGCGCAGTTCCTGCAGGTCGCCGGGGAAGCCCTCCCGCAACACAAAATCCGGGCCGACGGTTTCCGCCGGCGCCTCGAGTATGCTCTGGAAGCGTTTTTCCGACGCCAGAAAATCCTGCGGCCTCACACCGAAATAGCGCGCGATTTTCCCCGTATTATAAGGCGACGGACGGGATTGTCCCGCGAGATAGCGGTTGAACTGCTGCCGGTTGATGCCGATCTCGCGGCAGATTGCCGTTATTGACGGGCGGGTATTGCAGGCAAACCGCAGATTGGCCGCAAAGGGACTGTTATCGCTTGATGTCATCGGGTCTCGAGCCTGACCTTGATAGCGTCAAATAGCTTCAAACCGCTTCAATACGCGAAGTTGTCTGGCTTCCGCAACCTGCTTATGTCTTCGCCCATGATCTTTGACGGTCTCGTCAACTGCGCCTTCAGGCATTCCGCCACGGCATTTTTCGACTATCATGGCCGCTTTCTTGCGGCGGCACGCACGCAATGCTTACAAACAGGGGAAACCATATGAAAAACAAGAAAGCCTCCATTTTGCAGACCGGCCTCAACCGC from Martelella mediterranea DSM 17316 carries:
- a CDS encoding helix-turn-helix domain-containing protein, with amino-acid sequence MTSSDNSPFAANLRFACNTRPSITAICREIGINRQQFNRYLAGQSRPSPYNTGKIARYFGVRPQDFLASEKRFQSILEAPAETVGPDFVLREGFPGDLQELRQYVGYYELYHKSLSWPGKIVRSCTRIEELGGQITVKSIERIHDGDQEIRQFSKYVGLAAYWRNRLFIVERGMSEHSFLCQTTLMPFAEHQRTYLRGVTTGVSWREENLPYSTRAIWRAVGPNPDKRGLLEACGLIPEKSPRLPLPVRRYLNSEGENHTLVAAR